A DNA window from Hymenobacter aquaticus contains the following coding sequences:
- a CDS encoding M16 family metallopeptidase: MSDYDLYELPNGIRVLHKQVLHTKIAHCGFLLDIGSRDEKLHQLGLAHFWEHMAFKGTEKRKSFHILNRLETVGGELNAYTTKEKICFYASLLSTHFERAFELLTDLTFHSVFPEKEIEKERGVILEEMSMYQDAPEDAIVDDFDGVIFPNHSLGHNILGTRESVSGFAQQDFFQFLADNVRTDRLAFSSVSNLPFKEVKRLADKYLAPLPAQLGVRPRTPFTAFQRVEQTERKPINQAHCIIGGPAYAISDKRRIPFFMLNNLLGGPGMNSRLNLAVREKYGLVYTIDSTYSPYTDTGLFGIYFGTEKKQVARTISLVNKELKLLREKTLTTNQLHVVKEQLMGQLAMSEESNSGMMQLLGKSTLDLNRVESINEVFAQIRQITAEELRDLANDVLREDNLSVLQYLPE, translated from the coding sequence ATGTCTGATTACGACCTCTACGAGTTGCCCAACGGCATTCGGGTTCTGCATAAACAAGTACTGCACACCAAGATTGCGCACTGCGGCTTTCTGCTGGACATTGGCTCCCGCGACGAAAAGCTGCACCAGCTCGGCCTGGCCCACTTCTGGGAGCACATGGCTTTCAAGGGCACCGAGAAGCGCAAGAGCTTTCATATCCTGAACCGCCTCGAAACCGTGGGCGGCGAGCTGAACGCCTATACAACCAAGGAGAAAATCTGCTTTTACGCCTCCCTGCTCAGCACCCACTTCGAGCGGGCCTTCGAGCTGCTGACCGATCTGACGTTTCACTCGGTGTTTCCGGAAAAGGAAATCGAGAAGGAGCGCGGCGTGATTCTGGAGGAAATGAGCATGTACCAGGATGCCCCCGAAGACGCCATTGTGGACGACTTCGACGGCGTGATTTTCCCGAACCATTCCCTGGGCCACAACATTCTGGGCACCCGCGAGAGTGTGTCGGGCTTCGCGCAGCAGGACTTCTTCCAGTTTCTGGCCGACAACGTGCGCACCGACCGGCTGGCGTTCAGCTCGGTGAGCAACCTGCCCTTCAAGGAAGTGAAGCGCCTGGCCGATAAGTACCTGGCCCCGCTGCCGGCCCAGCTCGGGGTCCGGCCCCGCACGCCGTTCACGGCCTTCCAGCGGGTAGAGCAAACCGAGCGGAAACCCATCAACCAGGCCCACTGCATCATCGGGGGGCCGGCCTACGCCATCAGCGACAAGCGGCGGATTCCGTTTTTCATGCTCAACAACCTGCTCGGCGGCCCCGGCATGAACTCCCGCCTGAACCTGGCCGTGCGCGAAAAGTACGGTTTGGTCTACACCATCGACTCGACCTACAGCCCCTACACCGACACGGGCTTGTTCGGCATTTACTTCGGCACCGAGAAAAAGCAGGTGGCCCGCACGATTTCGCTAGTCAACAAGGAACTGAAGCTGCTGCGCGAAAAAACCCTGACCACCAACCAGCTGCACGTCGTGAAAGAGCAGCTGATGGGCCAGCTGGCCATGTCGGAGGAAAGCAACAGCGGGATGATGCAGCTGCTGGGCAAAAGCACCCTGGATTTGAACCGGGTGGAATCCATTAACGAGGTGTTTGCCCAGATCCGCCAAATCACCGCCGAGGAGCTGCGCGACCTGGCCAACGACGTGCTGCGCGAAGACAACCTGAGCGTGCTGCAATATTTGCCGGAATAG
- a CDS encoding glycosyltransferase family 9 protein, whose protein sequence is MPDPVARRAVLLIQTAFIGDVILATALLEHLHHTEPDTPVDFLVRKGNEGLVQNHPHVRQVLIWDKKQDKYRGLWQLLQRIRQADYQRVVTLQRFASTGFLTAFSGAPERVGFDKNPFSFRFTRAIPHVIGSGVHEVSRNLHLLDPAYDGPLTMPRLYPSAADEAAAAQAAQQAGGRPYICIAPTSVWFTKQFPREQWLKLLAALPAKYAVFLIGGPPDVAECEVLLAASGRPGVVNLAGKLSLLASAALMRGAVLNYVNDSAPMHLCSAQGAPTCAIYCSTVPFFGFGPLSPFSRVVELREELACKPCGLHGYRKCPLNHFHCAYGIETSQLLSALAEAEAG, encoded by the coding sequence ATGCCTGATCCTGTTGCCCGCCGCGCCGTTCTGCTGATTCAAACCGCCTTTATCGGCGACGTTATTCTGGCTACGGCCCTGCTGGAACACCTGCACCACACCGAGCCCGACACGCCCGTCGACTTTCTGGTGCGCAAGGGCAACGAGGGCCTGGTGCAAAACCACCCCCACGTGCGGCAGGTGCTGATCTGGGACAAGAAGCAGGACAAGTACCGCGGGCTCTGGCAGCTGCTGCAACGCATCCGGCAGGCCGACTACCAGCGCGTCGTGACCTTGCAGCGCTTTGCCTCCACGGGCTTCCTGACGGCTTTTTCGGGGGCTCCCGAGCGGGTGGGCTTCGATAAAAACCCGTTTTCCTTCCGCTTCACCCGGGCCATTCCCCACGTGATTGGGTCGGGCGTGCACGAGGTGTCGCGCAACCTGCACCTGCTCGACCCGGCCTACGACGGCCCCCTGACCATGCCCCGCCTCTACCCCAGCGCGGCCGACGAGGCGGCCGCCGCCCAGGCCGCGCAGCAAGCCGGCGGCCGGCCCTATATCTGCATCGCGCCGACCTCGGTGTGGTTTACCAAGCAGTTTCCCCGGGAGCAGTGGCTGAAGCTGCTGGCCGCGCTGCCGGCCAAGTACGCCGTGTTTCTCATCGGGGGCCCGCCCGACGTGGCCGAGTGCGAGGTCCTGCTGGCGGCCAGCGGCCGGCCCGGCGTGGTGAACCTGGCGGGTAAACTGTCGTTGCTGGCCTCGGCGGCCCTGATGCGCGGGGCGGTGCTGAACTACGTCAACGACTCGGCGCCCATGCACCTGTGCTCGGCCCAGGGGGCGCCTACCTGCGCCATTTACTGCTCCACGGTGCCGTTTTTCGGGTTTGGCCCCCTGAGTCCCTTCTCGCGGGTGGTGGAGTTGCGCGAGGAGCTGGCCTGCAAGCCCTGCGGCCTGCACGGCTACCGTAAGTGCCCCCTGAACCACTTCCACTGCGCCTACGGCATTGAAACCAGCCAGCTGCTCAGCGCCCTGGCCGAAGCGGAAGCGGGGTAA
- a CDS encoding aminopeptidase P N-terminal domain-containing protein, with amino-acid sequence MRYGPIDPQLFIQNRRNFVQQLPPASLAIFHSNDTMPTNADGTMAFRQNNDLFYLSGVDQEESILVIFPDAKLPQHREILFLKETSEHILVWEGYKLTKAEARAQSGVATIMWVDSFESVLPALMNEAENVYLNSNEHIRAVVEVETRDARLGKQLRAAYPLHQYRRVAPIMHFLRAIKSEEEIRLMREAANITEKAFRRLLGFIRPGVWEYEIEAEILHEFVRNRSRGPAYGSIIASGANACILHYVSNDRECKDGDVLLMDFGAEFANYAADLSRSIPVNGTFTPRQRAVYEAVLRVMKHATSRLVAGNNIEDYHAEVGRTMEQELIKLDLLNENDVKNQDPAAPLYKKYFMHGTSHYLGLDVHDVGAKYRVFEPGMVYTCEPGIYIREEGLGIRLENDILITTSGNEDLMKNIPLEVADIERLMAANRG; translated from the coding sequence ATGCGTTACGGTCCCATCGATCCGCAGCTGTTTATTCAGAATCGGCGCAACTTCGTCCAGCAGCTGCCCCCGGCTTCCCTGGCCATCTTCCACTCCAACGACACCATGCCCACCAACGCGGACGGGACCATGGCCTTCCGGCAGAACAACGATTTGTTCTACCTCTCCGGCGTCGACCAGGAGGAAAGCATCCTCGTGATTTTCCCCGATGCCAAGCTGCCCCAGCACCGCGAAATCCTGTTCCTGAAGGAAACCAGTGAGCATATCTTGGTGTGGGAAGGCTACAAGCTGACCAAGGCCGAGGCCCGCGCCCAGTCGGGCGTCGCCACCATCATGTGGGTCGATTCGTTCGAGTCGGTGCTGCCGGCCCTGATGAACGAGGCGGAAAACGTGTACCTCAACTCCAATGAGCACATCCGGGCCGTGGTGGAGGTCGAAACCCGCGACGCCCGCCTGGGCAAACAGCTGCGCGCGGCCTATCCGCTGCACCAGTACCGCCGCGTGGCCCCCATCATGCACTTTCTGCGCGCCATTAAGAGCGAGGAGGAAATCCGGCTGATGCGCGAGGCGGCCAACATCACCGAAAAAGCGTTCCGTCGCCTGCTGGGCTTTATCCGGCCTGGCGTGTGGGAATACGAGATTGAAGCCGAAATCCTGCACGAGTTTGTGCGCAACCGCAGCCGCGGCCCGGCCTACGGCAGCATCATCGCCTCGGGCGCCAATGCCTGCATCCTGCACTACGTGAGCAACGACCGGGAGTGCAAGGACGGCGACGTGCTGCTGATGGACTTCGGGGCCGAATTCGCCAACTACGCCGCCGACCTTTCGCGCTCCATCCCCGTGAACGGCACCTTCACCCCGCGGCAGCGCGCCGTGTACGAGGCCGTGCTGCGCGTGATGAAGCACGCCACCTCCCGCCTGGTAGCCGGCAACAACATCGAGGACTACCACGCCGAAGTGGGCCGCACGATGGAGCAGGAGCTCATCAAGCTCGACCTGCTCAACGAAAACGACGTGAAGAACCAGGACCCGGCCGCGCCGCTCTACAAGAAGTATTTCATGCACGGCACCAGCCACTACCTGGGCCTCGACGTGCACGACGTGGGTGCCAAGTACCGCGTGTTCGAGCCCGGCATGGTGTATACCTGCGAGCCGGGCATCTACATCCGGGAAGAGGGCCTGGGCATCCGCCTCGAAAACGACATTCTCATCACTACCTCCGGCAACGAGGACCTGATGAAGAACATCCCGCTGGAAGTCGCCGACATCGAGCGGCTGATGGCCGCCAACCGGGGGTAA
- a CDS encoding OmpA family protein: MKRSLTSYLALGLTLLAAAPRGHAQTADRKTAVSLYGSMYQYKGSLGSDFFKSGNNHFGPGISINRYLTPGLDLGLQGAYVELKGSQSPATFFNTNVVNVNLALKLKLNNGWALKEDAVVQPYLLLAPGIAYTSREGSVRGKRIDEDKTYFDAFGAAGINFRISDAVGLFVQTGQHIPLNANLDGEPIRDDDKIDDRYLQHTVGLTVAFGKAKDTDGDGVPDRKDKCPDTPTGVSVDENGCPLDGDGDGVPDYQDKCPTEKGLANLEGCPDRDNDGVRDGDDQCPDVAGKAELRGCPDADNDGVRDQDDKCPNTPAGTQVDANGCPLVLDQDNDGILDNVDKCPDTPARTRVDANGCPLVVDPAIKRLEVPVRFKTNSTVIEPSSYPALNRIANALKTHPEYSLRIIGHADSRGTDEYNQGLSERRAESVKRYFSGKQVDDTRVITEGRGEGEPAAPNTSAAGMSKNRRVEFKFEFVITPAPAM; the protein is encoded by the coding sequence ATGAAACGTTCTCTAACCTCCTATCTGGCCCTGGGACTGACGCTGCTGGCGGCGGCCCCGCGCGGGCACGCCCAGACCGCCGACCGCAAGACGGCCGTGAGCCTCTACGGCAGCATGTACCAGTACAAAGGCAGCCTCGGTTCCGACTTTTTCAAGAGCGGCAACAACCACTTCGGCCCCGGCATTAGCATCAACCGCTACCTCACCCCCGGCCTCGATCTGGGCTTGCAGGGTGCCTATGTAGAGCTGAAAGGCAGCCAAAGCCCCGCCACGTTCTTCAACACCAACGTGGTGAACGTGAACCTGGCCCTGAAGCTGAAGCTCAATAACGGCTGGGCGCTGAAAGAAGACGCCGTGGTGCAGCCATACCTGCTGCTCGCCCCGGGCATTGCCTACACCAGCCGCGAAGGCTCGGTGCGGGGTAAGCGCATTGACGAGGACAAAACTTACTTCGACGCTTTCGGCGCAGCCGGTATTAACTTCCGCATCAGCGACGCGGTGGGCCTGTTCGTGCAAACCGGCCAGCACATTCCGCTCAACGCCAACCTCGACGGCGAGCCAATCCGCGACGACGACAAGATCGACGACCGGTATTTGCAGCACACCGTGGGCTTGACCGTTGCGTTTGGCAAGGCCAAGGACACCGACGGTGACGGCGTGCCGGACCGCAAAGACAAGTGCCCCGATACGCCCACCGGCGTTTCGGTGGATGAGAACGGCTGCCCCCTCGACGGTGACGGCGACGGGGTTCCGGATTACCAGGACAAGTGCCCCACCGAGAAAGGCCTGGCCAACCTCGAAGGCTGCCCCGACCGTGACAACGACGGCGTGCGCGACGGCGACGACCAGTGCCCCGACGTGGCCGGCAAAGCCGAATTGCGCGGCTGCCCCGACGCCGATAACGACGGTGTGCGCGACCAGGACGATAAGTGCCCCAACACCCCCGCCGGCACGCAGGTAGACGCCAACGGCTGCCCCCTGGTGCTCGACCAGGACAACGACGGTATCCTCGACAACGTGGATAAGTGCCCCGACACCCCGGCCCGCACCCGCGTAGATGCCAACGGCTGCCCCCTCGTGGTAGACCCCGCCATCAAGCGTCTGGAAGTGCCCGTGCGCTTCAAAACCAACAGCACCGTGATTGAGCCCAGCTCGTATCCGGCCCTGAACCGCATTGCCAACGCCCTGAAAACCCACCCCGAGTACAGCCTGCGCATCATCGGCCACGCCGATAGCCGCGGCACGGACGAGTACAACCAGGGCCTGTCGGAGCGCCGCGCCGAATCGGTGAAGCGCTACTTCTCGGGCAAGCAGGTCGATGACACCCGCGTCATCACCGAAGGCCGGGGCGAAGGTGAGCCCGCCGCGCCCAACACGTCGGCCGCTGGCATGTCGAAAAACCGCCGCGTCGAGTTCAAGTTTGAGTTCGTCATCACGCCCGCTCCCGCGATGTAA
- a CDS encoding DUF4252 domain-containing protein, translating to MKNRILTLWVLVALLAATGCRTSGPGTPARTVAEFFSKYENRSGFKATDWSAGLTTRLLLLKLGNLGGDNELTQAISSVRSVKVLTFSPTTSGARELVAEGLTKEVDGLLANERYTPLPVAAEAGTTVMRYSARQSGDKVKEVVATGNVQGAPESFMLVAISGDFTKSQVEKLVKFLPSVSGELAR from the coding sequence ATGAAAAACCGAATCCTGACTCTCTGGGTCCTGGTGGCGCTGCTGGCGGCCACCGGCTGCCGCACCAGCGGCCCCGGCACCCCGGCCCGCACTGTGGCCGAGTTCTTCAGCAAATACGAAAACCGCTCCGGCTTCAAGGCCACCGACTGGTCGGCGGGCCTGACCACCCGCCTGCTGCTGCTGAAGCTCGGCAACCTGGGCGGCGACAACGAGCTGACCCAGGCCATATCCTCGGTGCGCAGCGTGAAGGTGCTCACCTTTTCGCCCACCACCAGCGGCGCCCGCGAGCTGGTAGCCGAGGGCCTGACCAAGGAAGTCGACGGCCTGCTGGCCAACGAGCGGTACACGCCCCTGCCCGTCGCGGCCGAAGCCGGCACGACCGTTATGCGCTACTCCGCCCGCCAGAGCGGCGACAAGGTGAAAGAAGTGGTAGCCACCGGCAACGTGCAGGGTGCCCCCGAATCGTTTATGCTGGTGGCCATTTCCGGCGACTTCACCAAAAGCCAGGTCGAGAAGCTGGTCAAGTTCCTGCCCAGCGTCAGCGGGGAGCTGGCCCGGTAA
- a CDS encoding EVE domain-containing protein, with product MQYWLVKSEPSAYSWDDFTRDGHTDWTGVRNFQARNYLQQMQPGDLVLFYHSMTEKSVVGIAEVAAPAAPDATAEAGSGWVAVLLRPQQALARPVPLAHIKQEARLSQIGLLRQSRLSVMPLRAEEFDVLLELGS from the coding sequence TTGCAATACTGGCTTGTAAAATCTGAACCCAGCGCCTATTCCTGGGACGACTTCACGCGCGACGGCCACACCGACTGGACCGGGGTGCGCAACTTCCAGGCCCGCAACTACCTGCAGCAGATGCAGCCCGGCGACTTGGTGCTGTTCTACCACAGCATGACCGAGAAGTCGGTGGTGGGCATTGCCGAAGTAGCGGCTCCCGCGGCCCCCGACGCTACGGCCGAAGCCGGCTCCGGCTGGGTGGCCGTGCTGCTGCGCCCCCAGCAGGCCCTGGCCCGCCCCGTGCCGCTGGCCCACATCAAGCAGGAGGCGCGCCTCAGCCAGATCGGGCTGCTGCGCCAGTCGCGCCTGAGCGTGATGCCCCTGCGGGCCGAGGAGTTTGACGTGCTGCTGGAGCTGGGCAGCTAA